In Bacillota bacterium, one genomic interval encodes:
- a CDS encoding WbqC family protein, protein MKVAIHQPNFLPWAGYFYKLLRADIFIFFDTVQFPRGKSYCSRVKIKSPQGARWLTVPVKGKGNFLPIKDVQVAGYDWVKKHLGTFKAYYSQAPYWGTFSPGIENIYRDTWRYISDFNIALIKFIAAAIQADTKFIRSSEVDLECSDTGEYILNLVKAVGGTVYITGQGAGTMRYMDEQKFNQAGINVEQTNYEEPTYGQLYGHFVPGLSVVDILFNTGIEARDIILSGNN, encoded by the coding sequence ATGAAAGTAGCAATACACCAGCCAAATTTTTTACCTTGGGCTGGTTATTTTTATAAGCTGCTTCGGGCCGATATATTTATTTTTTTTGATACGGTACAGTTTCCCAGGGGGAAAAGCTATTGTAGCAGGGTAAAGATAAAGTCTCCGCAAGGGGCAAGGTGGCTTACTGTACCCGTTAAGGGAAAGGGAAATTTTCTGCCTATCAAAGATGTACAGGTGGCTGGATATGATTGGGTTAAAAAACACCTGGGAACTTTCAAGGCTTATTATAGCCAGGCGCCGTATTGGGGTACCTTTTCCCCTGGTATAGAAAACATATATAGAGATACCTGGCGGTACATTTCCGATTTTAATATTGCATTGATCAAATTTATTGCAGCTGCCATACAGGCTGATACTAAATTTATACGGTCATCAGAAGTGGACCTGGAATGCAGCGATACTGGTGAATATATTCTTAATCTGGTTAAAGCGGTTGGGGGTACAGTATATATTACAGGCCAAGGTGCGGGTACCATGCGCTATATGGATGAGCAGAAGTTTAATCAAGCTGGAATAAACGTAGAGCAAACCAATTATGAAGAACCAACTTATGGCCAGTTATATGGCCATTTTGTTCCCGGGCTTTCAGTGGTAGATATCCTATTTAACACAGGTATTGAGGCCCGGGATATAATTCTTTCCGGAAACAATTAG
- a CDS encoding DegT/DnrJ/EryC1/StrS aminotransferase family protein → MDCMRESYLPFSPPLIGEQEINEVVDTLRSDWITTGPKTKRFENDFAVYLQAPGALALNSCTAALHTALVAGGIGPGDEVITTTLTFAASVNVIEHVGARPVLVDVEPDTLNIDPRKIEEAVTDRTRAIIVVHFAGHPVDLDSVHELAAAKGLLVVEDAAHALPAKYKGHYIGSGTNPAAFSFYATKNLTTAEGGMLTGDPEFIEQARVISLHGMSRDAWKRYGKGGHWYYEVTLPGFKYNMTDIQASLGLWQLKKLSSLQAHRNKVVEAYHNAFLNEETLELPALRPEVEHAWHLYVLRLKDGAFRVGRDRFIEELSDLNIGTSVHFIPLHLHPYYRKKYGFRPEDFPQAYNNYRRMLSLPLNPRLSDRDVTDVIEAVLEVVKRFRQ, encoded by the coding sequence ATGGATTGTATGCGCGAAAGTTATCTTCCTTTTTCTCCCCCATTAATCGGCGAGCAGGAAATAAATGAAGTCGTTGATACTTTGCGTTCGGACTGGATTACCACCGGACCCAAGACCAAACGTTTTGAAAATGACTTTGCCGTATATCTTCAGGCCCCCGGGGCACTAGCGCTAAATTCCTGCACTGCCGCACTGCACACTGCCCTGGTAGCCGGCGGGATCGGTCCTGGCGATGAAGTGATCACCACAACTCTAACCTTTGCAGCTTCGGTCAATGTAATTGAACATGTAGGTGCTCGCCCGGTGCTGGTGGACGTGGAACCGGATACTTTAAATATTGATCCCCGTAAGATAGAGGAGGCAGTCACTGACCGTACCCGGGCTATTATTGTGGTGCACTTTGCAGGGCATCCGGTGGATCTGGATAGCGTACATGAGTTGGCTGCTGCCAAAGGGCTCTTAGTTGTTGAAGATGCTGCTCATGCTCTTCCTGCTAAATATAAAGGACATTATATCGGCTCAGGCACTAATCCCGCTGCATTTAGTTTTTATGCTACCAAAAACTTGACAACTGCTGAAGGGGGGATGCTCACTGGGGATCCTGAGTTTATAGAGCAGGCCCGGGTCATAAGTCTTCACGGCATGAGCCGGGATGCCTGGAAAAGGTATGGTAAGGGCGGGCACTGGTACTATGAAGTAACGCTGCCGGGTTTTAAATATAACATGACCGATATTCAGGCTTCCCTTGGCCTTTGGCAATTGAAGAAACTCAGTAGTTTACAAGCTCACAGAAATAAAGTAGTTGAGGCCTATCATAATGCATTTTTAAATGAGGAGACATTGGAATTGCCGGCTTTGCGCCCGGAAGTGGAGCATGCCTGGCATTTATATGTACTTCGTTTGAAAGATGGAGCCTTCAGGGTTGGCCGTGACCGTTTTATAGAAGAATTATCAGACCTTAATATTGGGACTTCAGTACATTTCATACCACTTCACCTACATCCGTATTATCGGAAAAAGTATGGTTTTAGACCTGAAGATTTCCCGCAAGCATATAACAACTACCGGCGGATGCTCAGCCTACCCCTGAACCCGCGTTTAAGTGACCGTGATGTCACTGACGTAATTGAAGCGGTTTTAGAGGTGGTGAAGAGATTTCGGCAATGA
- a CDS encoding NAD-dependent epimerase/dehydratase family protein, protein MKTLDGKKVLVAGGAGFLGSYICRALLQAGAQVSVLDILPREKIYNLQDIESDVNIITGSVTDEKCVFNSVQGQNAVVDASFPLAKCDPGPGRQYIEVGTLGVYNLLKAVLHTGANLVFSSSISVYGVQNYTPINEKHPTEPILLYGATKLAGENYCKIMQQRYGCNVVILRYSDLYGPGLGRNGAPAAFLSKVLAKKPLLIRGGGKQIRSYLYISDAGEAVVAALKCFKQGGVFNIAGKKAISIIELAEIVRRATGVSVPIEYIFDSETDKRHYSIDGTLAEKEIGFYPRVGFEEGLSLTFEWLKGRSK, encoded by the coding sequence ATGAAAACATTAGACGGTAAAAAGGTTTTGGTTGCCGGAGGAGCAGGATTCCTGGGATCTTATATTTGTAGGGCTCTTTTGCAAGCCGGTGCCCAAGTGTCTGTTTTGGACATCTTGCCCAGGGAAAAAATCTACAATTTGCAAGATATAGAGTCTGATGTCAATATTATCACCGGAAGCGTGACTGACGAAAAGTGTGTCTTTAATTCCGTCCAGGGACAAAATGCCGTGGTGGATGCATCGTTCCCCCTTGCCAAGTGTGATCCCGGGCCAGGCCGGCAGTACATAGAAGTGGGCACTTTGGGTGTTTATAATCTATTAAAGGCCGTATTGCATACCGGGGCCAATTTAGTGTTTAGTTCTTCCATATCCGTTTACGGGGTGCAAAACTATACGCCAATAAACGAAAAGCATCCCACGGAGCCCATTTTATTATATGGTGCTACTAAATTGGCAGGAGAAAACTATTGTAAGATAATGCAGCAGCGCTACGGTTGTAATGTTGTTATTTTGAGGTATTCTGATTTATATGGACCGGGGTTAGGCAGAAACGGGGCTCCGGCAGCTTTTCTAAGCAAAGTCTTGGCGAAAAAACCTCTACTCATTAGAGGTGGTGGAAAGCAGATCAGAAGCTATTTATATATAAGCGATGCCGGTGAGGCCGTTGTTGCCGCTCTTAAGTGTTTTAAACAGGGCGGGGTTTTTAATATAGCCGGCAAAAAAGCTATATCTATAATTGAGCTGGCAGAAATTGTACGCCGTGCAACCGGTGTTTCTGTGCCCATTGAATATATCTTTGACAGTGAAACTGATAAGAGGCATTACAGCATAGACGGTACCCTGGCGGAAAAAGAAATTGGTTTTTACCCTCGTGTTGGTTTTGAGGAAGGGTTATCCTTAACCTTTGAATGGTTGAAAGGAAGGTCGAAATAA
- a CDS encoding NAD-dependent epimerase/dehydratase family protein has protein sequence MVSGAGGFLGSHLVDRLIKAGHFVVGIDSFNTGSLDNLDHALSSNNHFILVQADITEDFQLPNLVYDYIWHLASPASPVDYRRLSIETMLVNSNGTGNMLKVALKNRAKFLLASTSEVYGDPLVHPQPEIYWGNVNSVGERACYDESKRFAEALVFEYHRRYSMNIRIVRIFNTYGPRMRIKDGRVVPNFICQALKNEALTVYGSGSQTRSFAFVDDEIEGIFRAMTYENTNGQVINLGNPEEYTVKELASVVAAICSVKLQIKYGDLPPDDPSKRCPDISRAKELLKWYPSVPLKQGIGRTVEYFAGKYSLPI, from the coding sequence CTGGTCTCCGGTGCCGGAGGTTTTTTAGGCAGTCACCTGGTTGACAGGTTAATTAAGGCCGGTCATTTCGTGGTTGGTATCGATAGTTTTAACACCGGGAGTCTGGATAACTTGGATCATGCTTTATCATCTAATAACCACTTCATATTGGTACAGGCTGACATTACAGAAGATTTTCAGCTGCCGAACTTAGTATATGATTACATATGGCACCTGGCTAGTCCCGCCAGCCCAGTGGATTATCGTCGGCTCAGTATTGAAACTATGCTGGTAAACAGCAATGGTACCGGAAATATGTTGAAAGTGGCATTGAAAAATAGAGCCAAATTTTTGTTAGCCAGTACATCGGAAGTATATGGTGATCCTTTGGTGCACCCGCAGCCGGAAATTTATTGGGGTAATGTGAACTCGGTCGGAGAGCGGGCCTGCTATGATGAAAGTAAACGCTTTGCCGAGGCATTAGTTTTTGAATATCACCGGCGTTACAGCATGAATATCAGAATAGTGAGAATATTTAACACCTATGGCCCGCGCATGCGAATCAAAGATGGCCGGGTTGTACCCAATTTTATTTGCCAGGCTTTAAAAAATGAGGCCCTGACCGTCTATGGAAGTGGCTCTCAAACTCGCAGTTTTGCTTTTGTGGACGACGAAATAGAAGGGATCTTTCGGGCCATGACTTATGAGAACACCAATGGCCAAGTTATAAATCTGGGTAATCCGGAGGAATACACCGTTAAAGAACTGGCTTCTGTTGTTGCCGCAATCTGTAGTGTGAAACTCCAAATTAAATATGGTGACCTCCCGCCTGACGATCCTTCAAAGCGCTGCCCGGATATAAGTAGAGCAAAAGAGCTATTAAAATGGTATCCGTCGGTTCCCTTAAAACAAGGTATAGGCAGAACCGTTGAATATTTTGCCGGGAAGTATTCGCTACCAATTTAA
- a CDS encoding sugar transferase, with protein MKWEKRVFDLICSILGLIMLTPFLLVIAVLIKLGDGGPVFFYQERVGCRGRLFRICKFRTMIPSVGQAGGQLTVGNDSRVTRIGYLLRKTKLDELPQLINVLVGEMSLVGPRPEVPRYVAFYNQEQREVLNLMPGITDLASIKYRDESSLLAQSADPEKTYIQEIMPRKIQINLAYARDANLLNDIGVIISTFAAILKIH; from the coding sequence ATGAAATGGGAAAAACGCGTGTTTGACTTGATTTGTTCTATACTGGGCCTGATCATGCTCACCCCTTTTTTACTTGTTATAGCTGTATTGATTAAGTTGGGGGACGGAGGCCCTGTTTTTTTTTACCAGGAGCGAGTTGGTTGCCGTGGAAGGTTATTCCGCATCTGTAAGTTTAGGACCATGATACCAAGTGTCGGCCAAGCAGGGGGACAGCTTACAGTGGGAAATGATTCCCGCGTAACACGCATAGGTTATTTATTGCGTAAAACCAAGTTGGATGAATTACCGCAATTGATTAATGTGCTAGTGGGTGAGATGTCATTAGTTGGCCCCAGGCCGGAAGTGCCGAGGTATGTTGCATTCTATAATCAAGAACAGCGCGAAGTTCTTAACCTTATGCCGGGAATTACTGATTTAGCTTCCATTAAGTACCGGGATGAAAGTAGCTTACTGGCTCAATCCGCGGACCCGGAAAAGACCTATATCCAAGAAATAATGCCCAGGAAAATTCAAATTAACTTAGCTTACGCACGAGATGCCAATTTATTAAATGACATTGGCGTAATCATAAGTACATTTGCAGCGATACTTAAAATTCATTAA
- a CDS encoding sugar transferase, which translates to MTNELGRVFEKGCCRAVNDVVIKQGLIIKRLFDLVIGLAMLVISLPLMILISIVIKIGSRGSAIFRQKRLGKDLKIFNCFKFRTMSGDAEKELKCLLAERSDLRREWNANFKLKKDPRITRLGTFLRKTSLDELPQLFNVIRGEMSLVGPRPRPLYELKNVGDTNTSVFNMGLSVKPGITGLWQVSGRSKIEFQQRIELDALYAKEWSLGLDIKILIKTVYIVIRQKGAC; encoded by the coding sequence ATGACAAACGAGTTGGGCCGGGTTTTCGAAAAAGGGTGTTGCCGGGCAGTGAATGATGTGGTGATTAAACAAGGATTAATTATTAAGCGCCTGTTTGATCTGGTCATTGGTTTAGCTATGTTGGTTATAAGTTTACCATTGATGATATTGATTTCTATCGTCATCAAGATAGGTTCGCGAGGGTCAGCCATTTTTAGACAAAAAAGGTTAGGTAAAGATTTAAAGATTTTTAATTGCTTTAAATTTCGGACCATGAGTGGGGATGCTGAAAAGGAACTGAAATGCTTATTGGCTGAAAGGTCTGATTTAAGGCGAGAATGGAATGCGAATTTTAAATTGAAGAAAGATCCTCGTATAACCCGTCTGGGAACATTTTTGAGAAAAACCAGCCTTGATGAGTTACCCCAACTTTTTAATGTTATACGGGGTGAAATGAGCCTGGTGGGTCCTAGACCCAGGCCTCTTTACGAATTAAAAAATGTGGGAGATACAAACACTTCCGTTTTTAATATGGGTCTTTCTGTTAAGCCCGGTATAACCGGTCTCTGGCAAGTTTCCGGTAGGAGCAAAATTGAATTTCAACAGAGAATTGAGTTGGATGCCTTATATGCAAAGGAATGGTCTTTAGGGTTAGACATTAAGATCCTGATAAAAACCGTTTATATTGTGATTAGACAAAAAGGTGCATGTTGA
- a CDS encoding UDP-glucose/GDP-mannose dehydrogenase family protein, translating to MGHVGVVTASCFASLGYSVIGVDKDHDKLMLLSQGKSPFFEPGLSELLKGGIDKDLLFFTEDFDEAIKASEVIFICVGTPSREDGSVDLTQVEEVARGIAANLNDYKLIVGKSTVPVGTAKKIKQTIKLINGDNCPDFDVSSNPEFLKEGSAVNDFLFPDRVVLGVDSKRAEIILKDLYRDFDCPVLTTDIATSEIIKYASNAFLAMKISYINLVADMCDKVGANVHHVADGMGYDRRINREFLSAGAGYGGSCFPKDVKAFTYLAADLGINVSLLREVDRINEKRICLIVKRLEDTLWVCKDKKISVLGMAFKCNTDDVRESPALKLINKLADKGCQICCYDPKAMSNVRAQLNGLYELISFAESPYEAARGSDALVFMTDWPEFGKLDFVKIKELMRSPIIVDGRGMLHAHDLEETGFLYQGLGLGGRLSCQ from the coding sequence ATGGGGCACGTGGGCGTGGTAACGGCATCTTGTTTTGCCAGTTTGGGCTACTCAGTGATCGGTGTGGATAAGGATCATGACAAACTTATGCTATTATCTCAAGGTAAGTCACCTTTCTTTGAACCCGGTCTAAGCGAATTATTAAAAGGGGGTATAGATAAAGATTTACTTTTCTTTACGGAAGACTTTGATGAAGCAATTAAGGCATCGGAGGTTATCTTTATCTGTGTCGGTACACCTTCCCGGGAAGACGGTAGTGTCGATTTAACTCAAGTCGAAGAAGTTGCCCGGGGGATTGCTGCTAATCTAAACGATTATAAACTTATAGTGGGAAAGAGTACCGTACCTGTTGGAACTGCGAAAAAAATTAAACAGACAATAAAACTTATCAATGGTGATAATTGCCCTGATTTTGATGTATCCAGTAATCCCGAATTCTTAAAGGAAGGTTCGGCCGTTAATGATTTTTTATTTCCCGACCGTGTGGTTTTGGGCGTAGACAGCAAAAGGGCTGAAATAATTCTTAAGGATTTATACCGGGATTTTGATTGTCCTGTGTTAACTACGGATATTGCCACCTCGGAAATAATTAAGTATGCCAGTAATGCCTTTTTAGCCATGAAAATTTCGTATATAAATCTGGTCGCTGACATGTGTGATAAAGTTGGGGCCAATGTTCACCATGTAGCGGATGGAATGGGTTATGACAGGCGTATCAACAGAGAGTTTCTTAGTGCCGGGGCTGGGTATGGCGGCAGTTGTTTTCCCAAAGACGTAAAAGCTTTTACCTACCTAGCCGCTGACCTGGGTATAAATGTAAGCCTTTTAAGGGAAGTAGACCGCATCAATGAAAAAAGGATCTGCTTAATAGTTAAAAGATTAGAAGATACCCTTTGGGTGTGTAAGGATAAAAAGATTAGTGTCCTGGGCATGGCCTTTAAGTGTAATACCGATGATGTTAGAGAGTCCCCCGCACTCAAACTGATTAACAAACTGGCAGATAAGGGATGCCAGATATGCTGTTACGACCCCAAGGCCATGAGTAATGTACGGGCGCAGTTAAACGGCTTATATGAACTTATATCCTTTGCTGAGTCACCGTATGAGGCTGCCAGGGGGTCAGATGCCCTGGTGTTTATGACCGATTGGCCTGAATTTGGTAAACTTGATTTCGTCAAAATTAAAGAGTTAATGAGGAGCCCCATCATTGTTGATGGTAGGGGAATGCTTCATGCTCATGATCTGGAGGAAACAGGGTTCTTGTATCAGGGCTTAGGGTTAGGGGGGAGACTCTCTTGTCAGTGA